A genome region from Pseudorca crassidens isolate mPseCra1 chromosome 20, mPseCra1.hap1, whole genome shotgun sequence includes the following:
- the POU2F2 gene encoding POU domain, class 2, transcription factor 2 isoform X2: protein MSKPLEAEKQGLDSPSEHTDTERNGPDTNHQNPQNKTSPFSVSPTGPSTKIKAEDPSSDSAPAAPLPPQPVQPHLPQAQLMLTGSQLAGLTALMPAQQQLLLQQAQAQLLAAAAAAASSSSSSSSSSSSTSQPPASSGGGDLPPPQPASQPPGTPQLTLSQPIQLTAQDIQQLLQLQQLVLVPGHHLQPPAQFLLPQAQQSQPGLLPTPNLFQLPQQTQGALLTSQPRAGLPTQAVTRPTLPDPHLSHPQPPKCLEPPSHPEEPSDLEELEQFARTFKQRRIKLGFTQGDVGLAMGKLYGNDFSQTTISRFEALNLSFKNMCKLKPLLEKWLNDAETMSVDSSLPSPNQLSSPSLGFDGLPGRRRKKRTSIETNVRFALEKSFLANQKPTSEEILLIAEQLHMEKEVIRVWFCNRRQKEKRINPCSAAPMLPSPGKPASYSPHLVTPQGGAGTLPLSQASSSLSTTVTTLSSAVGTLHPSRTAGGGGAGGGAAPPLNSIPSVTPPPPATTNSTNPSPQGSHSAIGLSGLNPSTGSTMVGLSSGLSPALMSNNPLATIQALASGGTLPLTSLDSSGNLVLGAAGAAPGSPGLVTSSLFLNHAGLPLLSAPPGVGLVSAAAAAVAASISSKSPGLSSSSSSSSSSSSTCSEAAAQTPGGPGGPEVGSKPE, encoded by the exons ATCAAGGCTGAAGACCCCAGCAGTGACTCAGCCCCAGCGGCACCCCTGCCCCCCCAGCCGGTTCAGCCGCATCTGCCCCAGGCCCAACTCATGTTGACGGGCAGCCAGCTAGCCGGG CTCACGGCGCTGATGCCAGCCCAGCAGCAGCTCCTCCTGCAGCAAGCGCAGGCCCAGCTCCTggccgccgcggccgccgccgcctcctcctcctcctcctcctcttcctcctcctcctcgacctcgcagcccccagcctcctccGGGGGAGGCGACCTGCCGCCACCACAGCCTGCCAGCCAGCCCCCCGGGACCCCACAGCTCACCCTGTCCCAACCCATCCAGCTCACAGCACAG GACATCCAGCAGCTCCTCCAGCTGCAGCAGCTGGTGCTTGTGCCGGGTCACCACCTCCAGCCACCTGCTCAGTTCCTGCTGCCGCAGGCCCAGCAGAGTCAGCCAG GCCTGCTACCGACGCCAAATCTATTCCAGCTACCTCAGCAAACCCAGGGAGCTCTTCTGACCTCCCAGCCCCGGGCAGGGCTGCCCACACAG GCCGTGACCCGCCCCACGCTGCCCGACCCGCACCTCTCGCACCCGCAGCCCCCCAAATGCTTGGAGCCACCATCCCATCCCGAGGAGCCCAGTGACCTGGAGGAGCTGGAGCAGTTTGCTCGCACCTTCAAGCAACGCCGCATCAAGCTGGGCTTCACGCAG GGTGACGTGGGTTTGGCCATGGGCAAGCTCTACGGCAACGACTTCAGCCAGACGACCATCTCCCGCTTCGAGGCCCTCAACCTGAGCTTCAAGAACATGTGCAAACTCAAGCCTCTCCTGGAGAAGTGGCTCAACGACGCAG AGACTATGTCTGTGGACTCAAGCCTGCCCAGTCCCAACCAGCTGAGCAGTCCCAGCCTGGGTTTCGACGGGCTCCCCGGCCGGAGACGCAAGAAGAGGACCAGCATCGAGACAAACGTCCGCTTCGCCTTAGAGAAGAGTTTTCTAGCG AACCAGAAGCCTACCTCAGAGGAGATCCTGCTGATCGCAGAGCAGCTGCACATGGAGAAGGAGGTGATCCGCGTCTGGTTCTGCAACCGGCGCCAGAAGGAAAAACGCATCAACCCCTGCAGCGCGGCCCCCATGCTGCCCAGCCCGGGCAAGCCAGCCAGCTACAGCCCCCATCTG gTCACGCCCCAAGGGGGCGCCGGGACCCTGCCTTTGTCCCAAGCTTCCAGCAGTCTGAGCACAACAG TTACTACCTTATCCTCAGCTGTGGGGACCCTCCACCCCAGCCGGAcagctggagggggtggggccgggggcggggccgcgccCCCCCTCAATTCCATCCCCTCTgtcactcccccacccccggccaccACCAACAGCACAAATCCCAGCCCTCAAGGCAGCCACTCGGCTATCGGCTTGTCGGGCCTGAACCCCAGCACGGG AAGCACAATGGTGGGGTTGAGCTCCGGGCTGAGTCCAGCCCTCATGAGCAACAACCCTTTGGCCACTATCCAAG CCCTGGCCTCTGGTGGAACCCTGCCCCTTACCAGCCTTGACAGCAGCGGGAACCTGGTGCTGGGGGCGGCTGGCGCGGCCCCAGGGAGTCCGGGCCTGGTGACCTCGTCACTCTTCTTGAACCACGCCGGGCTGCCCCTGCTCAGTGCCCCGCCTGGTGTGGGCCTGGTCTCGGCAGCCGCGGCGGCCGTGGCGGCCTCCATCTCCAGCAagtctcctggcctctcctcgtcctcgtcctcgtcctcgtcgtcctcctccaCTTGCAGTGAGGCGGCAGCACAGACCCCTGGAGGCCCAGGGGGGCCCGAGGTAGGGTCCAAGCCTGAGTGA